From Ignavibacteria bacterium, one genomic window encodes:
- the rsgA gene encoding ribosome small subunit-dependent GTPase A, whose product MSQRKPLQPAVSDEEGIGYQARTRERAKRAERTKTRIKQGKVIDHKGLRGIVATPIGPNWIVAVDHEFWICGVSGVVDVPHTSTMIVVGDVVWIEPEQDRTELGDLSANIVKVEPRITVLSRKAAGKAQKEQVLVANVEQLGIVMSATLPDYNKRLIDRYLIAADKGDLEPFIVINKMDLIDPQYYPDFEDDLHVYIEQLALPVIFLSAKSGTGMQQLQDILAGRSTLLTGPSGVGKSSMINRFTDARQRVGAISEKYEKGRHTTTASLVIPLPGGGIVVDSPGIREFGIFELEAGELPFYFEEFTPYAAHCKFAPCSHTHEPNCAVKAAVKAGEIDEERYVSYLNLKETL is encoded by the coding sequence GTGTCCCAACGAAAACCTCTGCAACCGGCAGTATCCGACGAAGAAGGCATAGGCTACCAGGCTCGCACTCGGGAACGTGCGAAGCGTGCTGAGCGAACAAAGACACGGATCAAGCAGGGGAAGGTGATAGATCATAAGGGGTTACGCGGAATTGTGGCAACGCCGATCGGTCCAAATTGGATCGTTGCCGTTGACCATGAGTTTTGGATCTGCGGCGTGTCGGGCGTAGTGGATGTGCCCCATACGTCCACGATGATCGTTGTTGGAGATGTGGTATGGATTGAGCCCGAGCAGGACCGAACGGAGCTTGGCGATCTTTCGGCCAACATCGTCAAGGTGGAGCCCCGTATCACCGTGTTATCGAGAAAGGCTGCCGGCAAGGCCCAGAAGGAACAGGTGCTGGTGGCCAATGTTGAGCAGCTTGGGATCGTGATGTCGGCAACGTTGCCGGACTACAACAAGCGCCTTATCGACCGATATCTCATCGCTGCCGACAAGGGAGATCTTGAGCCCTTTATCGTGATCAACAAGATGGACCTGATCGATCCGCAGTATTATCCCGATTTCGAAGACGACCTGCATGTCTACATCGAGCAGTTGGCATTGCCGGTGATCTTCCTGAGTGCCAAGTCCGGTACGGGTATGCAGCAACTTCAAGACATCCTAGCCGGGCGTTCCACCCTGCTCACCGGTCCGTCGGGCGTGGGGAAGTCCTCCATGATCAATCGTTTCACTGATGCACGTCAGCGTGTAGGGGCGATCTCCGAAAAGTATGAGAAGGGGCGCCATACAACCACCGCATCGTTGGTGATCCCGCTACCGGGCGGGGGGATCGTGGTTGATTCACCGGGCATCCGTGAATTTGGGATCTTCGAACTCGAAGCAGGCGAGCTCCCGTTCTACTTTGAGGAGTTCACCCCATATGCGGCTCATTGCAAATTCGCGCCGTGTTCGCACACACATGAACCGAATTGTGCTGTAAAGGCTGCCGTAAAAGCAGGTGAGATCGATGAGGAGCGATACGTATCGTATTTGAATCTGAAAGAAACGTTGTAA